The DNA segment AGTCTCGTAACCCTTACGCAGAAGACGGGTCGCGGAGAGTGTGTTTACGATGCTGATCGAGCCTTCGAACGCGACCGTGTGAAAAGTCACCAAGGCTTTTTCGCCCGGCTCCGCTTTGACGTCCTCGAAGACTTTCTCTTCATAATCGACGAAGAAGTCTCCGTCCTTGTGCATCGGTTGATCTACTTTTGGCATGATATGATGGATTAGTATTGTGTTTCTATTTCAGGATCTCGACAGCCAGCGGGCGTCTAGATTTTGCCAAGTTTGAGCACCGGTGGCGCCACGGCATTGGTTTTGCTCAAAGATGAGCGGCATTTCGTGCGCATATCATTGCGCACGTTTCCTGCTGTGTCATTCGACGCATGAATACACCCATTACCATGGCTGATGTCGCCCGAGAGATCGGCGTCTCGACATCCACCGTCTCGCGAGCTCTGCGAAACGATCCAAGGATCAGCGTCGAAAGGCGCGAACGCATCAAGGACACCGCACAGAGACTCGGCTATCGGCCCAATCCCCTGGTGAGCGCTCTGATAAGCAGCCGCAAGTCACACTTCGACAAGGTCGCTGTGAACACGATCGCCCTCGTCACAGACTATGGAGGATCTATCAATTGGCAGGCCAAAGATGTTTGCCGCTGGGAGTTTGACGGCGTTGCGAAACGCGCCGACGAACTGGGGTACCGAATAGAAGAGTTCGCCCTAGCCAATTATAAGAGTGATGCCAAAAAGCTTTCTGAGGTGATCTATAATCGAGGCATTCGCGGAGTCATCCTTGGGTTCTCACGTGATCGGCAAAGAAAGAACCTGATCGAAACAGATCGATTCGCGGTGGCTGGTTTAAGCGCTTATTTCCGCATGGCCCAAGTTGATCGAACCAATTTTCACGGCCTCTACAACGTCCGCCTCGCCCTCGAAGAGATGCGAAAGCTTGGCTATCGAAAAACGGGCTTGGTTGTACCGGAATTCAACAACCGCATCTCCGGCGGCCAATGGACTGCAGGCGCGCTAGATTGGCAGCGGACCTTACCGGAGTCTGACCGCTGCGCTCCCTTTGCGCCAAAGATTGAAGACTCCGAAGCTGCGTTCCGCGAATGGATAGACCATGAGCGCCCTGACTCATTGCTCGTATACAAACTCCCGGTCTCGACCTGGCTGTCGAAACTCGGGCTGCGAGCTCCCATCGACATCGGCATCGCTTACCTTTTCCGGACGCAGGAAGAAATGGATACAGCTGCCGGGATAGACGGAAACCTGCAGCAGGTAGGAGCAGCCACCGTTGACCTAGTCGTCGGCAGCCTAAACACAAATCAAGTGGGCCTGCCCTCGACCCCAAAGGAAGTTTTGATCAAAGGGACCTGGCGTCACGGAAGGACACTCAAGA comes from the Pelagicoccus enzymogenes genome and includes:
- a CDS encoding LacI family DNA-binding transcriptional regulator; its protein translation is MNTPITMADVAREIGVSTSTVSRALRNDPRISVERRERIKDTAQRLGYRPNPLVSALISSRKSHFDKVAVNTIALVTDYGGSINWQAKDVCRWEFDGVAKRADELGYRIEEFALANYKSDAKKLSEVIYNRGIRGVILGFSRDRQRKNLIETDRFAVAGLSAYFRMAQVDRTNFHGLYNVRLALEEMRKLGYRKTGLVVPEFNNRISGGQWTAGALDWQRTLPESDRCAPFAPKIEDSEAAFREWIDHERPDSLLVYKLPVSTWLSKLGLRAPIDIGIAYLFRTQEEMDTAAGIDGNLQQVGAATVDLVVGSLNTNQVGLPSTPKEVLIKGTWRHGRTLKRIIV